The following are encoded together in the Candidatus Bandiella woodruffii genome:
- the glmS gene encoding glutamine--fructose-6-phosphate transaminase (isomerizing): MCGIFCIASNKGVKKQITDGLKFLEYRGYDSAGIALIDPNGKIECIKAIGDVSKLVEKTSLEPVDGSIGIGHTRWATHGKVTINNTHPIFNANIAIIHNGIVENYRELKSRLIEENYKFNGDTDTEVILNLIQYHVDKGCHSLDAFKHAIKEIKGNYSIAALFLQDPEKIYCVKNGSPLSLGLGNGEVYVSSDINALTLFVDKVITLEDGDVVIVSNSSYEVLDLDYQNVIRDIKSTDRVETSNELAHFPTYMLKEINEQPKIMQNILRDILFEQKSNSVMDLNWDSVTKISVIACGSSYHAGMVARYWFESYAKISVEVDFASEFRARDVVYDKNALYIFISQSGETLDTLAALKEAKKIGVRTIALVNTLQSSIASLADYVVPISAGMEIAVASTKSFSAQLMQLANIVFLAAVGKKILSMTDYSTMFHGIYTELRDLGDMTSINENVMDISKAIEKAKTIIFLGRSSMYPIALEGALKLQELSYLPIFASAAGELKHGPIALIDDKTLVIALAPRNSVYYKMMSNVEEVRARGAKVALFTSVDEQSKLDMEVEYLYAIPKISDILTPLFYTIPLQLIAYQVAVNLGKNVDKPRNLAKSVTVE; the protein is encoded by the coding sequence ATGTGCGGGATATTTTGCATAGCTAGCAATAAAGGTGTTAAGAAGCAAATTACAGATGGACTTAAGTTTCTGGAATATAGAGGATATGATTCAGCTGGTATTGCCCTTATAGACCCAAATGGTAAAATAGAATGCATTAAAGCCATAGGAGATGTCTCAAAACTTGTGGAAAAAACCAGCCTTGAGCCCGTTGATGGTAGCATAGGTATTGGGCATACAAGATGGGCAACGCATGGCAAAGTCACAATCAACAACACCCATCCCATTTTTAATGCAAACATAGCTATTATCCACAATGGCATCGTAGAAAACTACAGGGAGCTAAAAAGTAGATTGATAGAGGAGAATTATAAGTTTAATGGTGATACAGATACCGAAGTGATTCTGAACTTAATTCAATACCATGTGGATAAAGGATGCCACAGCTTAGATGCCTTTAAACATGCAATAAAAGAAATAAAGGGGAACTATTCTATAGCAGCGTTATTCTTGCAAGACCCTGAAAAAATTTATTGTGTTAAAAATGGATCACCACTTTCTTTAGGCCTTGGTAATGGTGAGGTGTATGTCTCTTCGGATATAAATGCCTTAACTTTGTTTGTTGATAAAGTAATCACCTTAGAAGATGGTGATGTTGTGATAGTTTCCAACAGTTCATATGAAGTGCTGGATTTAGATTATCAGAACGTTATACGTGATATTAAAAGCACGGATCGGGTAGAAACATCTAACGAATTAGCTCATTTCCCCACGTATATGCTTAAGGAAATTAATGAGCAGCCAAAAATCATGCAGAATATATTACGGGACATTCTCTTTGAGCAGAAAAGTAACAGTGTAATGGATCTTAACTGGGATAGCGTAACAAAAATTTCAGTTATAGCATGTGGTAGTTCATACCATGCTGGGATGGTTGCAAGATATTGGTTTGAGAGTTATGCAAAAATTTCGGTTGAAGTAGATTTTGCGTCTGAGTTTAGGGCAAGAGATGTGGTTTATGATAAGAATGCGTTATATATTTTTATATCGCAATCTGGTGAAACACTCGATACTTTGGCTGCGCTAAAAGAAGCGAAAAAAATTGGTGTAAGAACTATAGCGTTGGTAAATACTTTACAAAGTTCGATCGCATCCTTAGCTGATTATGTTGTACCTATTTCTGCTGGTATGGAAATTGCTGTTGCATCGACTAAAAGTTTTTCAGCGCAGTTGATGCAGTTAGCAAACATCGTATTTTTAGCTGCAGTTGGTAAAAAAATACTGTCTATGACAGATTATTCGACAATGTTTCATGGTATTTATACTGAGCTGAGGGATTTGGGAGATATGACTTCGATTAATGAAAATGTAATGGATATCTCTAAAGCGATAGAAAAAGCTAAGACCATAATTTTTCTAGGACGTTCTTCCATGTATCCAATTGCTTTAGAGGGTGCTCTAAAGCTTCAGGAACTTTCATATCTTCCGATTTTTGCTAGCGCTGCCGGAGAGTTAAAGCATGGGCCTATAGCTTTAATCGATGACAAGACTTTAGTTATAGCGCTTGCACCTCGAAATTCAGTTTATTATAAAATGATGTCTAACGTCGAGGAAGTAAGGGCAAGGGGGGCGAAAGTTGCGTTGTTCACAAGTGTTGATGAGCAAAGTAAATTAGATATGGAAGTTGAGTATTTGTATGCTATCCCAAAAATCTCCGACATATTAACCCCTTTATTCTACACAATACCATTGCAGTTGATAGCATATCAGGTTGCGGTTAATTTAGGGAAGAATGTAGACAAACCTAGGAATCTTGCTAAGTCAGTTACTGTTGAGTAA
- the mtaB gene encoding tRNA (N(6)-L-threonylcarbamoyladenosine(37)-C(2))-methylthiotransferase MtaB has protein sequence MQKMVLEVITFGCRLNIYESELIKKHAKDAGIKDAIIFNSCAVTREAERKLKQAIRKAKKDNPNCKVMVTGCAAQISAAKYAKMPGVDVVFGNHEKLQRDTYSKLAFPHEPILVNDIMSVEDTAHQMIDGLENKSKAFLQIQNGCNHRCTFCIIPYGRGNSRSVPVGEIIRYAQNLVEKGYKEFVLTGVDITDYGKDIPGQPTLGNMIMRLLRMVPEIKRLRLSSIDVAEVDDELFELIVGESRFMPHLHLSLQAGDDMILKRMKRRHARQQTIDFCNKVRTIRPEIAFGADVIAGFPTETDEMFKNTYNLVKELNIIHLHTFPYSPREGTPAARMPQVKGDVIKIRAKMLRELKDELLGIYLQKKIGKQECILAESENHGYTEDYCHVISEQKLERGSLHTVTVKSSSKQALLV, from the coding sequence ATGCAAAAAATGGTGCTAGAGGTTATAACTTTTGGCTGTAGACTTAATATCTATGAAAGCGAGCTGATTAAAAAGCATGCAAAAGATGCTGGGATAAAAGATGCCATCATTTTTAACAGTTGTGCTGTTACCAGGGAAGCAGAAAGAAAGCTTAAACAAGCAATCAGAAAGGCAAAGAAAGATAATCCCAATTGCAAGGTTATGGTAACTGGTTGTGCTGCGCAAATTTCTGCTGCCAAATACGCAAAAATGCCTGGAGTTGACGTTGTATTCGGCAATCATGAAAAATTGCAACGAGATACATACAGTAAGTTGGCATTTCCTCACGAACCTATATTGGTAAACGATATCATGTCGGTTGAGGATACTGCTCACCAAATGATCGATGGTCTTGAGAATAAGTCCAAAGCTTTTCTGCAAATACAAAATGGGTGTAACCATAGGTGCACTTTTTGCATTATTCCGTATGGTAGGGGGAATAGCAGGAGCGTTCCTGTGGGTGAGATAATTCGATATGCTCAAAATCTTGTGGAAAAGGGGTACAAAGAATTTGTACTAACAGGGGTTGACATAACGGATTATGGTAAGGATATTCCAGGGCAACCAACTCTTGGTAACATGATTATGCGCCTTTTACGCATGGTGCCAGAGATTAAGAGGCTTAGACTCTCCTCAATCGACGTTGCTGAAGTTGATGATGAATTATTTGAATTGATCGTTGGAGAAAGTAGGTTTATGCCGCATTTACACTTAAGTCTTCAGGCTGGAGATGATATGATTTTGAAAAGAATGAAAAGAAGGCACGCTAGGCAACAGACAATTGATTTCTGCAATAAAGTCCGCACCATAAGGCCAGAAATTGCCTTTGGAGCTGATGTTATTGCGGGATTCCCCACCGAGACAGATGAAATGTTTAAAAATACATATAATTTGGTTAAAGAGCTTAACATCATCCACCTACATACTTTCCCATACTCTCCAAGAGAAGGAACGCCAGCGGCAAGAATGCCACAAGTAAAGGGAGATGTAATAAAAATAAGGGCAAAAATGCTAAGAGAGCTGAAGGACGAGCTGTTGGGCATATATTTACAAAAGAAAATTGGCAAGCAAGAATGCATTCTTGCTGAATCAGAAAACCATGGATATACGGAAGACTATTGCCACGTTATCTCTGAGCAAAAATTAGAGAGGGGCAGTTTGCATACCGTAACGGTTAAGTCAAGTTCTAAACAGGCGCTGTTGGTATAA
- a CDS encoding phage tail tube protein, producing the protein MIKKTEHLKTGKNIAFSILTRPHTNSPSEVKQLVGLKLVKLVVLNKYQDCSTLLDDAVVLREIGNKKVLKISLTGLYTDIEAAQILRDASFSGVYLECQMALEKNFNICGKFMISDFEIECNTTDFMYFTFTLINTGKLHLKNNM; encoded by the coding sequence ATGATAAAAAAAACTGAGCACCTAAAAACAGGTAAAAATATTGCTTTTTCAATTTTAACTAGACCGCACACTAACTCTCCAAGCGAAGTGAAGCAGTTGGTGGGGTTGAAATTAGTAAAGCTTGTTGTTTTAAACAAGTATCAAGACTGCTCCACACTTCTTGATGATGCTGTGGTATTGCGCGAAATTGGCAACAAAAAAGTGCTAAAAATCTCGCTAACAGGTCTTTACACTGATATAGAAGCAGCGCAGATATTGAGAGATGCTTCTTTTTCGGGTGTATATTTGGAATGCCAAATGGCATTGGAAAAAAACTTTAATATATGTGGTAAATTTATGATATCAGATTTTGAAATTGAGTGTAATACCACTGATTTCATGTACTTTACCTTTACGTTAATAAACACCGGCAAATTACATTTGAAAAACAATATGTAA
- a CDS encoding HK97 family phage prohead protease yields MQNQITDSLSIGYEVVDAYYKGYVRYITRVNLWEVSIVTFPANKFAGITCVN; encoded by the coding sequence ATGCAAAATCAAATTACAGACTCGTTAAGTATTGGATATGAGGTGGTCGATGCTTATTACAAAGGTTATGTTAGATATATTACCAGAGTGAATCTTTGGGAGGTTAGTATTGTGACATTCCCAGCCAATAAATTTGCAGGGATCACCTGTGTAAACTAA
- a CDS encoding phage major capsid protein, giving the protein MQTNETKSNKIADLSTAYKVGNAWEQYKAINDRRIEEVEKKGAPDPLTINHLEKINKMMDRMDEMEAVLNRPQMGMHELRERVENREYKYAFCNYIRKGAESDIASLEHKNLSESSERELGYSVTYKVNEQISTLLVQNSPMRQISSVMSISSDALELIEDREDTLSGWSQDSLAGIEKEKGECCHKIDKMLK; this is encoded by the coding sequence ATGCAAACAAATGAAACAAAATCAAATAAAATAGCTGATCTTTCTACTGCCTATAAGGTGGGGAATGCTTGGGAACAGTACAAGGCCATCAACGATAGAAGAATAGAAGAGGTTGAAAAAAAGGGGGCTCCAGATCCGCTTACCATAAACCATTTAGAGAAGATTAATAAAATGATGGATAGAATGGATGAGATGGAGGCTGTGTTAAATAGACCACAGATGGGGATGCATGAGTTGAGAGAACGTGTGGAGAATCGTGAATATAAATATGCATTTTGCAATTACATCAGAAAAGGTGCGGAATCTGATATTGCAAGTCTTGAGCATAAAAACTTGAGCGAGTCTTCCGAGAGAGAGTTGGGCTATTCAGTGACTTATAAGGTTAATGAGCAAATCAGTACGTTACTTGTGCAAAATTCTCCTATGAGGCAAATATCAAGCGTGATGTCTATATCTTCTGATGCTTTAGAGCTAATTGAGGATAGAGAAGACACTTTGAGCGGTTGGTCGCAAGATTCTCTAGCTGGTATTGAGAAGGAAAAAGGGGAGTGTTGCCATAAGATAGATAAGATGCTAAAATGA
- a CDS encoding IS1 family transposase encodes MAFCRFKKNKLWIWKAYSRELKRVVAWVVGKRNVTTFRKLWKIISRDNCSYYTDDWSVYSEVIPRHQHVVGKQHTLSIESNNSNTRHRIARMTRKTKVVSKSEEVVDLTIKLWLHFEDNNNFLSEQGNFISIFG; translated from the coding sequence GTGGCATTTTGTAGATTCAAAAAAAACAAATTATGGATATGGAAAGCCTATAGTAGGGAGCTCAAGAGAGTTGTTGCCTGGGTGGTTGGTAAGCGTAACGTTACAACCTTTAGAAAATTGTGGAAAATCATAAGTAGAGATAATTGCAGTTATTACACAGACGATTGGTCTGTTTATTCAGAGGTTATACCTCGCCATCAACATGTTGTTGGCAAACAACATACACTCTCAATTGAGTCCAATAACTCAAACACAAGGCACAGAATTGCAAGAATGACCAGAAAAACAAAGGTAGTTTCAAAATCTGAAGAAGTTGTCGATCTTACGATTAAGCTCTGGCTACATTTTGAGGATAACAATAATTTCCTAAGTGAGCAGGGCAATTTTATATCTATCTTTGGCTAA